From the Xenopus laevis strain J_2021 chromosome 7L, Xenopus_laevis_v10.1, whole genome shotgun sequence genome, the window tAAAATGTAAGTAGTTGCTTTAGTATAACAATGGATACATACAGGAAAAGGAAAGCTTATTTGCTACATTTAGAAAATGGctcattctatttaaaaaaaaacaaaaaaaaaccacaaaaaaaaaaaaacagagagagccAGAGACAGAGGTTAATCCTTCAATAAcataagggatcatataccttATTTAGGGGTTATCATAAAGATGAATACAATGTCAAAACACATCTAGGCAGGGATCTACAACTTCTTCTCATCAGCCAGAACAGtcaatattatgtaaaaaaaacccaatgactgtagaggggagaggcTGGGAACTGAAGTAAAACGAGAGTCGGTAGATGTAGAATCTACAGTATAATTTGTACTTGTCTGTCTACATACACTTGTCTTCATTGAATGTAAGAATCCCATGATTAAAATGCTTGTGCGTCTCCATTTGTTTAGGCACATTTCACATAGGGTCTTCTCATTTATTGTTACTTACAGCCCCCCCCAcattaacacaataaaaaaaaagagctcaaaggagaactaaacccgtAGATTTAAACCCCCCCAGCCTACTATCCccccaggtaaatgcccctaattttttttacttacccctccgtgcagattctggcctccgAGTtaatggcagccatcttcttcttctccggtaatctttgtgtattgacggcattttcggcacatgcacagttggagtaaatttccggtcccgaacaactgcgcttGCGCTGAAAGTCACAGGAATTTCCGAAAAATTTTAGTGACTTCctgtgcatgcgcagtggttcaggactggaaatttactccaactgcgcatgcgctgaaacttccgaaaaagacagaagaatgaagatggctgccatgaactccgaggccagaatctgcatggaggggtgagtaaaaaattaggggcatttgcccgggggggcaggtaggctggccGGGAGGAGAGAGGGTGGTCTACCcaggttagggttttttttattacaggttgaattctcctttaatcacatAAAGGAGGTGACAGATACGAGGCCAATGAGCCATTAGCTTGGAGGACTGTGAAGCTCAGTGCGTAAACGCAACTGGTTTCGGATTTGTTCATGGCCGTCCACCGGAACAGGTGGATAATGCTTATGTGTCCTTCGCTATCTACTTTTAACAAGCATATAACAAAGCTTCTTTTTATCGTAATGCTTCTCCTAGCATTCAGGTGCCACGTGAACACCAACTAGTCACGTCATAACAACAAGTTTTGTCAAAATGTCTTTAGCACAGTATAGGTTTATTAAGGGATTTAAGAGCACCAGGAGAGAATCTGTTGCTGACCTAAACCCAATATCAAGGCTCATTAGAGCCTTCTTCAACTAAGACGTCCTTTCGCGCCTGCCTAAAGCTcaggactttgtttattctcttaATAAACCATCACCAAAATCATCAGTACCAAagacctgttaaaaaaaaaaggcatttgttGAAGCACTGGGCACCTGACTCTGGACAGGTCATTATCTTCTCCTTCAGGCTTTGGTAAAGCGATTCCAAGTTTTTGTATTCTTAAATGTAcagaacaaaaggaaaaaaaaataatgtagacagGCTAAACACAGTCACTCAGGTTTTTCATTCTGTGACGTAGTAGTCAGTTAGCCACGGGAACTGCCGCTATTATGAGAATTTGGAGAGTCTTGTTCATTGATTGTGTTGAGTAAGGTTACAGGCTGACTGGGCATAGGGTTATGATCCAGATCTCTAGATCCTAAGGAATGCGCAAATATCCCTTCTTCCTCTTCATGGGGCTGCGCATCACAGGAAGTGCAGCTGTCACAGAAACCATCCACTTCATCATCCATAAAGCCATCAAGTTCTTTGAAGTCATCATGGTGACCCCTGCTGCACACACAAACTTCAATACCCGAATCTCCGGTGAACCTTCGATGTCGTCCAGGAGTTTTGTCCTTGCCATCATAGAAGCTACTATGGTCTAGGCTTTCAGAACTATACTGCTTCAAAAGTTTTTTGGAGTCCTTGTCTAGAAAAGAGACTTGATCCGCCATCTCCTCCAACTCTGCTCCACCAGCTGGATCACTGGAGTCCACACTACTGTTCTTTGGTGCTGCTCGTTGTAGGCAGGTGGTGGAAGGCTCACAGTCGGCAATGCTCGGAGGCCTCGTTCCACTTCCGCTAGCTGAGGCTGCTGGGGAGTTTGTTTGGCTATGAGGAGCAAGATTATGTACAGAATCTGGTGCTGGTGTCCAATCGCAGGCTGAGATACATTGCTGATGCAAGACTGCATATGGTGGAGGAGGAGTTGGTGGGCGATTCACCACTTCCTCATAAGGAGGTAGCAGATAGTTTGGCAAAAATCCTAACAACAAAGGAAGAAAGCAGGATGTTTATATGGaggaaaaatgtaacttttctaTTGTGATCAGTGCAGTAATGGTGCCCATATATGTTAGCAATAGTCCCTTAGAGTAGGGGTcccctacctttttttttttcattgagctacattcaaatgtaaaaaaaaaaacaagttagagagcaacataaTTATGCAAAaattcctgggtggtgccaaataagggccacgattggctactggtagcccctatatggactggcaatCTAAAGTAGgtccgtttggcagtacacctggtttttatgcaactaaaactaagcacttgctttgaggccaccccatctaaggggtcggagagcaatcTGTTGCttacaaaccactggttggggatcactgccttagcgGGACAGGGTTATCTGTCCTACCTTTGGGAAAGCACAGACAGCTGACTGCCATATAAACTATTCTGCCACTAGGGCCCAAGTCACACAAGTATTTTTTATGGGCTCAGCCATCTCATGGAGAACTGCAGCAGTCAAAACACCCTTTGCTACCATAATGGCTGCTTCCTATTCACTACAATGTGAAATGCGTTGCTTACAGAAGACATTAACCCTGTCATTGGTTATAGGAAGCGGGTGAACAAAAACACCCAAGCCTCAAGGTGATGTATCTAGAAAACATGGGCAgaaaaaggggaagtaaaacagtGAGCATGATTATTATTGAGGAATACATACTGAAATAGAATGGCACAGATGAATAACTGTGTGCTTCACGGTAAGCTATCAGGTTAATCTCATGCTGCCTCTGTTGTGCTTGGAGACGGTGCTTGGCTCT encodes:
- the wbp1l.L gene encoding WW domain binding protein 1-like isoform X1; protein product: MTLLLSQVVPSSASGSVESPDKETCIGINNQSYICETGHCCGQSQCCNYYYELWWFWLVWTIIIILSCCCVCHHRRAKHRLQAQQRQHEINLIAYREAHSYSSVPFYFRFLPNYLLPPYEEVVNRPPTPPPPYAVLHQQCISACDWTPAPDSVHNLAPHSQTNSPAASASGSGTRPPSIADCEPSTTCLQRAAPKNSSVDSSDPAGGAELEEMADQVSFLDKDSKKLLKQYSSESLDHSSFYDGKDKTPGRHRRFTGDSGIEVCVCSRGHHDDFKELDGFMDDEVDGFCDSCTSCDAQPHEEEEGIFAHSLGSRDLDHNPMPSQPVTLLNTINEQDSPNSHNSGSSRG
- the wbp1l.L gene encoding WW domain binding protein 1-like isoform X4 gives rise to the protein MAVPPYTDKHNKRMITHDRFWLVWTIIIILSCCCVCHHRRAKHRLQAQQRQHEINLIAYREAHSYSSVPFYFRFLPNYLLPPYEEVVNRPPTPPPPYAVLHQQCISACDWTPAPDSVHNLAPHSQTNSPAASASGSGTRPPSIADCEPSTTCLQRAAPKNSSVDSSDPAGGAELEEMADQVSFLDKDSKKLLKQYSSESLDHSSFYDGKDKTPGRHRRFTGDSGIEVCVCSRGHHDDFKELDGFMDDEVDGFCDSCTSCDAQPHEEEEGIFAHSLGSRDLDHNPMPSQPVTLLNTINEQDSPNSHNSGSSRG
- the wbp1l.L gene encoding WW domain binding protein 1-like isoform X2 gives rise to the protein MTLLLSQVVPSSTSGSVESPDKETCIGINNQSYICETGHCCGQSQCCNYYYELWWFWLVWTIIIILSCCCVCHHRRAKHRLQAQQRQHEINLIAYREAHSYSSVPFYFRFLPNYLLPPYEEVVNRPPTPPPPYAVLHQQCISACDWTPAPDSVHNLAPHSQTNSPAASASGSGTRPPSIADCEPSTTCLQRAAPKNSSVDSSDPAGGAELEEMADQVSFLDKDSKKLLKQYSSESLDHSSFYDGKDKTPGRHRRFTGDSGIEVCVCSRGHHDDFKELDGFMDDEVDGFCDSCTSCDAQPHEEEEGIFAHSLGSRDLDHNPMPSQPVTLLNTINEQDSPNSHNSGSSRG
- the wbp1l.L gene encoding WW domain binding protein 1-like isoform X3; the protein is MPFLLGLRQDKETCIGINNQSYICETGHCCGQSQCCNYYYELWWFWLVWTIIIILSCCCVCHHRRAKHRLQAQQRQHEINLIAYREAHSYSSVPFYFRFLPNYLLPPYEEVVNRPPTPPPPYAVLHQQCISACDWTPAPDSVHNLAPHSQTNSPAASASGSGTRPPSIADCEPSTTCLQRAAPKNSSVDSSDPAGGAELEEMADQVSFLDKDSKKLLKQYSSESLDHSSFYDGKDKTPGRHRRFTGDSGIEVCVCSRGHHDDFKELDGFMDDEVDGFCDSCTSCDAQPHEEEEGIFAHSLGSRDLDHNPMPSQPVTLLNTINEQDSPNSHNSGSSRG